One window of Pseudacidobacterium ailaaui genomic DNA carries:
- a CDS encoding helix-turn-helix transcriptional regulator produces MRRADRLFRIVQLLRSGRLQTARSLAEKLQVSHRTIYRDVQDLQLSGVPITGEAGVGYTLRRDFDIPPLMFDREEIAALVLGARMVQAWGGMQLSEAANRAIRKIEAVLPVAVRERVDEVLLYAPGFCASKHLREKLDALHNAAQQRRVVLIGYVREDGQPSVRRLHPLALYFWGGTWTLAAWCELRNDFRSFRVDRMQHLEALEEIFTPRAGQMLADYLRKVRCKTPS; encoded by the coding sequence ATGCGCCGAGCCGACCGGCTTTTCCGAATCGTACAACTGCTCCGCTCCGGGCGGCTCCAGACCGCCCGCAGCCTTGCTGAAAAGCTGCAGGTCTCGCACCGCACCATCTACCGCGATGTGCAGGACCTTCAGCTTTCCGGTGTGCCCATTACCGGAGAAGCCGGCGTAGGCTACACCCTGCGCCGCGACTTTGACATTCCGCCATTGATGTTTGACCGGGAGGAAATCGCTGCGCTCGTATTGGGCGCGCGCATGGTACAGGCCTGGGGCGGAATGCAGCTTTCCGAGGCTGCCAACCGCGCCATCCGCAAGATTGAAGCTGTCTTGCCTGTTGCCGTGCGTGAGCGCGTCGATGAAGTCCTGCTCTATGCACCAGGTTTCTGCGCATCCAAACATTTGCGCGAGAAACTCGACGCCCTGCACAACGCCGCCCAGCAACGCCGGGTCGTGCTTATCGGCTATGTTCGTGAAGACGGCCAGCCCAGCGTGCGCCGCCTGCATCCTCTGGCTCTTTATTTCTGGGGCGGCACCTGGACGCTCGCCGCATGGTGCGAGCTTCGCAACGACTTCCGGAGCTTTCGCGTAGACCGGATGCAGCATCTGGAGGCACTGGAGGAAATCTTCACTCCCCGGGCCGGCCAGATGCTGGCCGATTACCTGCGCAAAGTGCGCTGCAAAACTCCCAGCTAG
- a CDS encoding VOC family protein — MPTAEATVTSTIHWFEIPAADFARAIRFYETILGIALRHEAEWPNLAIFPYQRPGISGAIASGKQFRPSPDGIVIYLNCDGKFDAVLGRVESAGGSIVQQKTFLPNVGWIAQILDTEGNRIGLHSAA; from the coding sequence ATGCCAACCGCCGAAGCAACCGTTACATCCACCATCCACTGGTTTGAAATTCCCGCCGCAGACTTTGCCCGTGCCATCCGCTTTTACGAGACAATCCTGGGCATTGCCCTGCGTCATGAGGCCGAATGGCCCAATCTGGCAATTTTTCCCTACCAGCGCCCTGGAATCTCTGGGGCCATCGCCTCCGGCAAGCAGTTTCGGCCCTCGCCGGATGGCATCGTCATCTACCTGAACTGCGATGGCAAATTTGACGCCGTCCTTGGCCGGGTAGAAAGCGCCGGAGGCTCGATCGTCCAACAGAAGACCTTCCTGCCCAACGTAGGCTGGATCGCCCAGATTCTTGACACTGAAGGAAACCGCATCGGACTCCATTCTGCGGCTTAA
- a CDS encoding glycosyltransferase family 2 protein, translating into MPKYSIVVPFHNEEDNVTALYDRLKAVMEQVGDSFELVFVDDGSSDSTYKLLEEIAAVDSRVLVVKLRRNFGQTSALAAGFDHAQGEFILAMDGDLQHDPYEIPKFLGKLAEGYDVVSGWRKERIDNFIMRRIPSRCANWLMAKLSGVDIHDFGTTFKAYRREVIHNIPLYGEMHRFIPALASWYGASICEIPIKNVNREKGKSHYGIGRTFRVFFDLLTIRFLLKYMTRPLHFFGSFGALSMLAGSALAFFLMLLKLFTHQHVMDQHGPLFVIAGVLILAGIQVLAIGLLGELQVRHYHTNNHRAPYTIDRLVRLRSPEEPSLLRD; encoded by the coding sequence ATGCCCAAGTATTCCATCGTCGTGCCTTTTCATAACGAGGAAGACAACGTCACCGCGCTTTATGACCGGCTGAAGGCCGTCATGGAGCAGGTGGGTGACAGTTTCGAGCTGGTTTTTGTGGACGATGGCTCCAGCGACAGCACTTACAAGCTGCTTGAAGAGATTGCGGCGGTGGACAGCCGCGTCCTGGTGGTGAAGCTGCGCCGCAACTTCGGACAGACCTCAGCCCTGGCGGCGGGCTTTGACCATGCCCAGGGTGAGTTTATTTTGGCCATGGACGGGGACCTACAGCACGATCCCTATGAGATTCCAAAGTTTCTGGGAAAGCTGGCCGAAGGATACGATGTGGTCAGCGGATGGCGCAAAGAGCGCATTGATAATTTCATTATGCGCCGCATCCCTTCCCGCTGCGCCAACTGGCTGATGGCGAAGCTCTCTGGCGTTGATATTCATGACTTTGGTACGACCTTCAAGGCCTATCGCCGCGAAGTGATCCACAACATTCCGCTTTACGGCGAAATGCACCGTTTTATTCCCGCACTGGCGTCATGGTATGGGGCCAGTATCTGTGAGATTCCCATCAAGAATGTCAATCGGGAAAAGGGGAAGTCGCATTATGGGATTGGGCGGACGTTCCGCGTCTTTTTTGACCTGCTGACAATCCGTTTCCTGCTGAAATATATGACGCGTCCGCTGCACTTTTTTGGCAGCTTCGGGGCGCTGAGTATGCTGGCAGGCAGCGCGCTGGCCTTTTTCCTGATGCTGCTGAAGCTCTTTACGCACCAGCATGTGATGGACCAGCACGGACCACTGTTTGTCATTGCCGGCGTGCTGATTCTGGCCGGCATCCAGGTGCTGGCCATTGGGCTGCTGGGCGAGCTGCAGGTGCGGCACTACCATACGAACAACCACCGCGCTCCCTATACGATCGACCGCCTGGTGCGGCTGCGTTCTCCGGAAGAACCGAGCCTGCTGCGGGACTAG
- a CDS encoding relaxase domain-containing protein, whose amino-acid sequence MEFSCADHLKPLSASQVPTYHEREFASDRQNYWSRDQQGHGEWQGKLAEQWGLSGPVGNEHFARLTEGQHPHTEAQLVRHQASKTYEVKFGREVTSVEHRAGWDATFSAPKNVSLTALIGGDERVREAHRESASPIDGDAAPQLHTHAVIFNVTEPDNGQTRALQPQESHRTRHGLGA is encoded by the coding sequence ATAGAATTTTCTTGTGCTGACCATCTCAAACCGCTTTCAGCTTCGCAGGTACCGACGTACCATGAGCGGGAGTTTGCGTCTGATCGGCAGAACTATTGGAGCCGCGACCAGCAGGGGCATGGCGAGTGGCAAGGCAAGCTGGCCGAGCAGTGGGGGCTATCAGGTCCGGTTGGCAATGAGCACTTCGCGCGTCTGACCGAAGGCCAGCATCCGCACACGGAAGCGCAGCTCGTTCGCCATCAAGCCTCCAAAACTTACGAGGTAAAATTCGGCAGAGAGGTAACGAGCGTAGAACATCGTGCCGGTTGGGATGCTACATTCAGTGCACCCAAAAATGTTTCTCTCACCGCCCTTATCGGCGGCGATGAGCGCGTAAGAGAGGCGCATCGGGAAAGCGCCAGTCCTATCGACGGCGACGCCGCGCCGCAACTCCACACCCATGCTGTGATCTTCAACGTCACCGAGCCCGACAACGGACAAACCCGCGCCTTACAGCCGCAGGAGAGTCATCGAACACGGCATGGGCTTGGGGCATAG
- a CDS encoding TIR domain-containing protein: MARRNTQKISEITRQELVDRILMDTHGAFPGRFGLIPFLRLVWPLTQMSSTDSRFNDAERDIWQHMVNNDDWTMHDLLVTRLKVLEIPDQKFGRFLETLVHPLNVPDKGQQAEYVKWINEELKNDGFELRKVDEVSSRPIYKLSPIGGDALGDAYEVVLSFAGEDRKYVEQVAEILKSRDVELFYDNYEEASLWGKNLVEHLHKVYSGSGRYCVMFISAAYAEKVWPTHERRSAFEKAIKSKEEYILPARFDDTDIPGLHQHIGYVDLRQKTPKELAKLILQKLGYPTDESQNVDVASTISNDDIPF, from the coding sequence ATGGCGCGACGAAATACACAGAAGATTAGTGAGATTACGAGGCAAGAACTCGTAGACCGCATTCTCATGGATACTCATGGAGCATTCCCCGGACGTTTCGGGCTGATTCCATTCCTAAGGCTTGTATGGCCGTTAACTCAGATGTCGTCGACCGATAGCCGGTTCAACGACGCCGAACGCGACATCTGGCAGCATATGGTCAATAACGATGATTGGACTATGCACGATCTGCTCGTCACCCGGTTAAAGGTGTTGGAAATACCCGACCAAAAATTTGGCCGTTTTCTCGAAACACTGGTGCATCCCCTCAATGTGCCAGATAAAGGACAACAAGCCGAGTACGTGAAGTGGATCAACGAAGAATTGAAGAACGATGGATTTGAATTACGCAAAGTCGATGAAGTCTCATCCCGGCCGATTTACAAACTTTCACCGATTGGCGGCGACGCACTTGGGGATGCGTATGAAGTGGTCCTTTCGTTTGCTGGAGAGGATAGGAAGTACGTCGAGCAAGTAGCCGAGATTTTGAAATCGAGAGATGTGGAACTCTTCTATGACAATTACGAAGAGGCTTCGCTGTGGGGCAAGAATCTCGTCGAGCATCTTCATAAGGTGTATAGCGGCTCAGGCCGATATTGTGTGATGTTCATTTCTGCTGCATATGCCGAAAAAGTGTGGCCCACGCATGAGCGACGGAGCGCGTTTGAAAAAGCCATTAAATCGAAGGAAGAGTACATCCTGCCTGCGCGATTCGATGATACAGATATACCGGGACTTCATCAGCACATCGGCTATGTAGACCTTCGCCAGAAGACACCGAAGGAACTGGCAAAACTCATCTTGCAAAAACTTGGTTATCCCACGGATGAATCGCAGAACGTCGATGTCGCTTCCACAATCAGTAATGACGATATCCCGTTCTAG